From a region of the Thermococcus sp. genome:
- a CDS encoding glycosyltransferase family 4 protein: MRICLIVRRVSVKAGGIAVYTRNLMRELVKEGHEVELSPSERFSYLLWQFFKVPLWLVRSRCDVYHAVGVIEGITLPLLKPRAEKRITIHDLIPLKHPRKGLKGFLERFFIRLGLLSAKRYNVIYAVSHLTKVDLVRLGGIPEDKIRVVHQPIGERFFTVPRKSGKFREPGTFTVGYISRMDYHKRHALLVELFKGWNNPSARLLLAGTGEEFERVRELAESDKRIRLLGFIPDEELVEFYDSLDVYVHASKYEGWGLPIVEALARGKPVVIFDDAEIPNEVATFCLRMSPASFNLELEKLLENRKHAKKLSILKSKALRTLLH; encoded by the coding sequence ATGAGAATCTGCCTAATCGTCAGGCGCGTTAGTGTGAAAGCTGGGGGGATAGCGGTCTACACGAGGAACCTAATGAGGGAACTGGTGAAAGAAGGACACGAAGTTGAACTTTCTCCTTCTGAGAGGTTCTCCTACCTTCTCTGGCAGTTTTTTAAAGTTCCCCTCTGGCTCGTTCGCTCCAGGTGCGACGTTTACCATGCCGTCGGCGTCATTGAGGGAATAACGCTCCCCCTTCTCAAGCCAAGGGCCGAGAAGAGGATAACCATTCACGACCTAATACCCCTGAAGCATCCGAGAAAGGGCCTAAAGGGTTTTCTGGAGAGGTTTTTCATTCGCCTTGGTCTTCTCTCGGCGAAGAGGTACAACGTGATTTATGCCGTGTCCCATCTCACCAAGGTTGACCTTGTTCGCCTCGGAGGAATCCCTGAGGATAAAATCCGTGTTGTTCACCAGCCGATAGGCGAGCGCTTTTTCACGGTTCCCAGAAAGTCTGGAAAGTTCAGGGAGCCGGGAACGTTTACCGTGGGCTACATCTCAAGGATGGACTACCATAAAAGGCATGCTCTCCTTGTTGAGCTCTTCAAGGGCTGGAACAACCCGAGCGCTAGGTTACTCCTTGCCGGAACTGGGGAAGAGTTCGAGAGGGTTAGAGAGCTCGCTGAAAGCGACAAACGGATAAGGCTCCTCGGATTCATACCCGATGAGGAGCTGGTTGAGTTCTATGACTCTCTGGATGTTTACGTCCATGCATCAAAGTACGAGGGCTGGGGACTGCCGATAGTGGAGGCTTTGGCGAGGGGAAAGCCCGTCGTGATTTTTGACGATGCGGAGATTCCAAATGAAGTAGCAACTTTTTGTTTGAGAATGTCTCCAGCGAGTTTTAACTTGGAGCTTGAGAAACTCCTTGAAAACAGAAAACACGCTAAAAAGCTCTCCATTTTAAAGTCAAAAGCCTTGAGAACTCTTCTTCACTAA